AATTGTTGCCGGCCTCGTGCCGCAGATATGTGCGCGCCTGCTCCGGCGTCTCCTCGATGCCGTAGGCCTTCGCCAGCGAGGTGCCGGGGATCCAGAGCCAGCCTCCGGAGCGCGCGGTGGTGCCGCCGAAGCGCGGCTCCTTCTCGACGATCAGCACGTCAAGGCCGCGGGAGCGGGCAGTGATCGCGGCCGACATGCCGGATGCGCCCGATCCGGCCACGAGCACATCGCACTCGTAAGTCTCAATTGCGTTGCGCTCGTTGTCAGCCATACCGGGCCTCACTTCTTCAGGAGCGGACACTTGGACTCGGAGACCGGGCGGAAGGCGTCTTCGCCCTTCACGGTCTTGACGATGTCGAGATAGTCCCAGGGTTCCTTGGACTGCTCGGGCGACTTCACCTTGGCAAGGTACATGTCGCGGATGACGCGACCGTCTTCGCGAAGTTTGCCACCATGGACGAAGGTATCCTCGATCGGCAGCTCGCGCATCTTCGCCATCACCTTGGCGGGATCGTCGGTGCCGGTGGCCTTGATGGCCTTGAGATAGTGCAGCACCGAGCCGTAGACGCCGGTCTGGATCATGGTCGGCATCACCTTGGTGCGCTCGTAGAATTTCTTCGACCAGGCGCGGGTCGCCTCGTCCATGTTCCAGTAGGAGGCCGTCGTCATGTAGGTGCCCTGCGCGGCCTTGAGGCCGATCGCGTGTACGTCGGTGTCGAACATCAACAGGCCGACGAGCTTCTGGCCGCCCTGCACCAGGCCGAATTCGCCGGACTGCTTGATGGCGTTGTCGGTGTCCTGGCCGGCATTGGCGAAGGCCACCACGTCGGCCTTGGAGCTCTGCGCCTGCAGCGCGAAGGAGGAGAAATCTGCCGTGTTGGTCGGATGCCGCACGCCGCCGAGCACCTTGCCGCCCATCTCGTTGATGAAGCGGGTGGCGTCCTTCTCGAGCTGCTGGCCGAAGGCGTAATCGGCGGTGATGAAGTACCAGGATTTTCCGCCTTCCTTGATCACCGCGGACGCGGTCACCTTGGACAGCGCATAAGTATCGTAGGTGAAGTGCACGGTGTTCGGGCTGCACAGCTCATCCGTCAGCGAGCTCGCGCCGGGGCCGGAGAGTAGCGCAATCTTGTTGCGCTCGCGCACCATGTTGTGGACGGCGATCGCGATGCCGGAGTTCGGAATGTCGACGACCGCATCGACCTTGCCGTTGTCGAACCAGCCGCGCACGATCTGCACGCCGACGTCGGTCTTCATCTGGTGATCGGCGCTGACGATCTCGATCGGCTTGCCGAGCACGGTCGGCCCGAACTCCTCCACCGCCATCTTGGCGGCCTCGACCGAGCCCGGCCCGCTGTTGTCGCGGCCCCAGCTCGACAGATCCGTCAGCACGCCGATCCGCACCACGTCGTCGGAGACCTGGGCATTTGCCGCGGTTGTCATCGCCGTCGAAGTCATGGCCGCAAGCATCGCGCAGGCCAAAAGCCCTCTCATCGTCGTTCCCTCTCTTTATGTCCGCATCTAGCGGCGGGTTATCGAATTGGCGGGCAAGTTAGATATTGGCGAATAAGTTTGTCAATGGCGAAATCGAGGCCGGCGGCGGGTTCCGTCGGTGCGCGAAGCGAGCGAATGGCGATGCCGCGATTGAGACGAGCGCTCGCGCCACACTCACAGCGTCATCCCGGCCTGCGCCGGAACGACGCTGGGGAAGCATCGTGCAAATGCTTCAACGTCGTCATTGCAATGACGGAGTATGAGATCGCAGCATCCATCGCTCTCGCGTCCCGGACGCGCTGCTGCACGTAAGCGCAGCGCCACCAAGGATGACTGCGAAGGCTGAGGCAATATTACCCGGACAGGTTGCAACCCTACCAGCGATTGTCCATGATGCCCGCCGGCAATCTGGGGCATGGCATGACGGTAGCAACGGGGGTCTCCGCCGCGACGGAGAAATCGACGACGGCGCATGTGGTGTGGGCAAGTGCGCTCGGCACCGCGATCGAGTGGTACGACTTCCTGATCTACGGCACGGCCGCAGCGCTCGTGCTCAACAAACTGTTCTTTCCGAGCTTCGATCCTTTCGTCGGCACGCTCGCGGCATTCTCGACCTATGCCGTCGGCTTCGTGGCGCGCCCGATCGGCGGTGCCATCATCGGGCACTACGGCGACCGGCTCGGCCGCAAGGCGATGCTGGTGGCGACCATGATCGCGATGGGGCTCGGTACCTTCCTGATCGGCTGCCTGCCAACCTACAGCCAGATCGGCGTCTGGGCGCCGATCCTGCTCGTCATCCTGCGCTTCATCCAGGGCATCGGGCTCGGCGGCGAATGGAGCGGGGCGGTGGTCATGGTGATCGAGCACGCCGGCAATCGCCGCGGCTTCTATGGCAGTCTGGTGCAGATCGGCTTTCCCGTTGGGGTAGCCGCCTCGACCGGCATCTTCGCCCTCATGACCAAGCTGCCCGAGGCGGATTTCCTGAGCTGGGGCTGGCGCGTACCGTTTCTGATCAGCATCCTGCTGGTCGGCATCGGCTTCATCGTGCGACTGAAACTCGCCGAGACGCCGCAGTTCAAGCAGGTCGTCGAGCGCAAGGAGGTGCTGGCGCAGCCGGTGTGGGAAGTGCTGCGCCGCGACTGGCGCAGCTTCCTGCTCGCGATCGGCATCACCGTATCGGAAGTGGGGCTTGCTTATCTGCTCACCGTGTTCACCGTGGTCTACGCCACGACAAAGCTCGGGCTGCCGCGCCAGGTGATCCTGGATGCGGTGGTCTATGCCGCGATCGTCGAATTCGCGACGCTGCCGCTTGCGGGGTGGCTTTCCGACATCTTCGGCCGCAAGGCGCTCTACCTTGCCGGCGGCGTCTTCTCGGTGGCGCTGGCGTTTCCGCTGTTCTGGTTCCTCGACACCAGGGAGCCGGCGCTGATCACGCTGGCGCTGGTCGTGACGATGACGCTGACGCATGCGCTGCTGTTCGGGCCGAAGGCGGCGTTCATGCCGGAATTGTTCCGCACCCAGGTGCGCTACAGCGGCGCCTCGCTCGGGGCCAACGTCGCGGCTGCACTCAGCGGCGGATTCTCGCCACTGATCGCAGCGGCGCTGCTGGCCTGGGCGGGCTCGTACTGGGCGGTCTCGCTCTACATCATCGCGCTGTCGGTGATCACCATCATCGCAACCCTGATGGCGCCGGAGACGGCACGCGACTCCCTCGGGTCGTGAGCGCCGCCGCTAACGGCAAGCGGCATTCTCGGCGCCAGGGATGACGAGGAACGTGATGGTGGCCGGCGCGAGACGCACTGTGCCGGCGACCGTCGGGAGATCGATGAGATCAGGCAGTTCATCGCCGGCGGTGAGTGCGAGCGTCCGGCCGTTCAATTGCACGCTCGCGCCTTGAAGTCGCGCCGCGCGAAGCGTGTAGCGCTTCGCGGGTAGCGGCAGGACCAGCGCGTGCGAAGCCTCGTGCGAGACGTTGATCGCGAGCAGTGTGACCGCGCCGCGCGATGCGGGATGGCAATGTGCGTAGACGTGCAGGCCGGGCGCGACGGCCGCGCCCGTGTCGAGCACCGTTGTTCCCATCAGCCGGTGCCAGAGCAGCGCGGCCCAGTAATTCGAGCGCGGATGAAAGGTCTTCTCGTCGAGCAGGCCGTAGTCGCTGGCGGCAAGAGTGTTGTGCATCACCACCTGGACGCCGGCTCTTGCCAGGCGTCCGAGCTGGTCGAGATAGCGGAACGTGTCGAGAAACGTGTTGTCCCAGCGGTCGCCGCCGCAGGCAGCATTCGCCGTCTCGGTCAGCCAGATCGGCTTGCCCGGCTCGAACGCGTCGCGCAAGGCACGGTAGATCGCCAGCGTCGCGTCGGTACGGGACAGCCATTCCTCCGTGAGCGCCTGTCCCGGATCGTCACGGCCGCCGCAGCGCGGCGAGATCGTGTTGTAGTGGTGATAGGAGAAGCGATCGACGCCGGGGCCGGATGCAGCCAGTAGATCGCGTGTGTTGATGCCCGATGCCGTCGGGGAGGCAGTGTCGCCGACCGAGGCGGGACCGACGATCAGCGTCTCCCTTGCGGCGCGCTGCATCCAAGCGCGAAAGATCCCGAAGTCGCGGCCATAAGTCTTTGCGTCATATCCCGGCGGTGCGCCGCTATCGGCAGCGAGCGTCGGCTCGTTCATGAATTCGGCCGCGGCGATGTGTCCGCCGAGCGAATGCGTGAAATCGACCAGGCGTTGCGCCTGATCCGGTTTCCAGGCGCCGTCGCTATCCCGGTTGCCGGGACTGACGGCAAAGGAGGTGACGATCTCTGCACCCACCGCACGCACAAAATCGATGACCCCGCGCCATTGCTGGCGGCTGAGGACGGAGTTGAATCCGACCGGCGGTTTCGCGGGCGGCGCTTCCATGTCGGCGAAGAAGGTCGCATTGGCCCAGGTGCCGCTAACGCGCATATAGGCCGGCGAAAGGGCCGCTGCGAGCCTGCGGAGGCGTGCGCTGGCGAGATCGATCGGCGGTCTCGAGCTGTAACGATTTCGCGCATCGAACGCGCGCGCATCGGGCGGATACGGCTTCCAGAATCGTCCGCCGGTCACCTCCACCATCTCGATGTTGTAGGACTGGAAGCGGGCATCGACCGTGCCGATCGCTTTCAGCTCCGCGGGCGCGATTGATACGTCGCCCGCGTACGCCGCACATGACCTTGCCCCAATCAGCAGCGCGATCATCATTGCAATCACTGCAAGACCGGGCTCCCGCCTTTTTGTGCAGCGCATTTGTTGCTCCCGGGTTTGATCCTTACCCCTTGCTGACGTGACCTCAAAAAAAATCTTTGGCCGGCCCCTTGAAATCGATTTCCATTATTCTAAGTCGTCTTTCGCCGCGAAAGCGGCGTGCCGGATGCCAGATCGGGTCCGGCGCGGGCGCCGGGCCGGTCTTCGGACCCCGTCCGAAACCCCTGCCTTGCGCTCCTTCGTATCCATCTTGCTCTTTGGAGGACTTGGTTATGAGGACTACCTTTGATTTCGCCCCCCTGTGGCGCTCCACCATCGGCTTCGATCATCTGGCCAATCTCGTCGACAGCACGCTGCGCCAGGCGACCGAGGACAACTATCCCCCCTACAACATCGAACGTTCCGGCGAGGACCATTACCGGATCAGCTTGGCCGTAGCGGGCTTTGGCGCTAGCGACATAACGGTGACGGCCGAACAGAACGCACTCACCATTGAGGGCCAGAAGCCCGAGACCGCCGCGCACGAATATCTCTACCAGGGCATCGCCGCGCGCCCGTTCCGGCGCGTGTTCAACCTCGCCGACTATGTGCAAGTGAAGCAGGCGTCCTTCCGAGACGGGCTCCTGATCATCGATCTCGTCCGCGAGGTTCCCGAGGCGATGAAGCCGCGCCGGATCCAGATCGCGACCGGTGCATCTGCGGCATCGCAGATCGAGCAGAAGGCAGCGTAGCACTCGATCGAGCCACTGGCGGAACGCGGCGCGCGCATGCGCGTCCGCGCTCCTGAGGCATGAAGGAGAAAACCATGGCTATTCGTGATCTCATTCCCTGGTCGAGAAACCAGGAGCTTGCGCCGACGCGCGACGCCTTCGATCCCTTCCTGACACTGCATCGTGAGATGAACCGTCTGTTCGATGACGTGTTTCGTGGCTTTGGCGGGGCCGGCCCTTCTCCCCTGATGGAGGGGCGCTTCGGCTGGCCGAAGCTCGAGCTCAGCGAGACCGACAAGATGCTGACCGTCTCGGCCGAACTTCCCGGCCTGACGGAGAAGGATGTCGAGGTCGAGATCGCTCACGGCATCCTGACGGTCCGCGGTGAGAAGAAGGCGGAGCACAAAGGCGAAGGAAGGTATTTCACTGAACGCTACTACGGCGCATTCGAGCGGCAGATCCCGCTGGAGGGCGTCGAGGAAGACAAGGCCGAAGCGTCGTTCAACAACGGCGTCCTGACCGTCTCGCTCCCGAAATCCGAGAAGGCGCGGGAAGGCGTCAAGCGCATCGCGATCAACACGCATTAGCACAAATCACGGACGGCGGCGTTGGCGCCGCCGTCCAATCGTCACCGAACCCATCCCTTGGAAAGGAGCGTTGAGGGAGGCACTGCCGATGAGCAACATCAATACCAATGCCAGCGATCTCGGTCCGCTGTTTCATCCCGCGGCCCACTACGAATCCCCCACTGACGTCCTGAACGCAACGGACCTCTCCGTGCCGGAGAAGCGGATCATCCTGTCGTCCTGGGCGTCCGATATGTTCGCCGTCGAATCCTGTCCCGCCTTGCGCGAAATTCCCGGCATGAGTCAGACGATCCGGCTCGCAGATATCCTCGCCGCCCTGCGGCGGCTCGACGGGGACAATGACGATGACGACCCGCCGCGCGGCGGCGGCGTACCGATGCGGTTGCGGCGGCCTTGGGCCGCCGCGGCGCGGAATAGCCGACCAGACCTCCGCGGCCTGAATCGTTCCGTTTCTGGCCTTGCAAGGCTTATCGTCGCGCCGCGGCGAACTCCGCCTCACGCCGCGCGGTGATCGCCTTCGCCCTGCAGATAGCTGATCAGCCGTCGCTCGCGCTCTATTCGTTGTCGATAAAGTTTGCGCTCACGGTCAGTCTTTGCGCTTGCGAGAAGGAGCATAGTGTCCGATCACCTTCTCGCTGCCGCGAATGAGCAGACCTCGGTCAGCGTTCATCGTACAGCCCCCGTCGCATTGATCGACGTTTTGGAGTTGGGGAAGGCAACGGGGAAGGTCGCGGCGGTCAGGCTATCAAGCGCCGACTGCTCTTCTGCGAGACGTCTCTCGATGAACTGGCGTTCTATCTCTGCCAGCCTGGTGTTCAGCAGTCGCCGGTAGCGGTGGATGTTGTTACGGTGCGCGCGAATACGGGCCAAATTCTCATCGAGCATCGTCGTCTCTCCAGACGGTCGCGTTCAAGTCCTTTGATCATTGAAGGTGAGAAAGAGATTTCTCGGCGAGAAAAATATTCAGCGAAAAGTCTGTGTCAAGATGTTCGAGGCCGCTGCGGCATCGAGCGCGCCATGGTCGAAACAAGGAGCAAACGGACCGAGGCTGGGACGAGACGCCATCACCTGGTCCGCAGCGCGGCGGCGGCTTTTCCAGCCGGCCGGCCCTTGCGCAACGCATTCCAGAAGTTCTCGGCGGCGCGGGTCATGCGGGCGCGCGGACGGAACAGCGAGATGCCGATCGGAATTTCCCACTCGGCACCGCCCGCACGCAACAGGCGGCCATTGTCGAGATCGGCGCCGACGAGGCCCTTCGGTGCCCAGGTCACGCCGCGTCCCTCGCGCGCCATGTCGATCAGCAGCATGACCGGTGCGGCGAAGCTCGGAACGAGCCAGGCCCCGGGATCCTTCACTGCCAGGAACGACGTGACGAGGCGCCCCACGCCCGAGCCCGGATGGTAGGCGAGATAAGGCAGCGGCGCGCCGGATGCGCCGGGCAGGACGTAGCGCGGCTTTGCCTTGCTGCGGCGTCCGCCGCGGCCGGGCTTCGTCAGGGGCGCGCTGATCGGGATCAGCACGTCGGTCGCGAGCTCGATGCGCTGGAAGCGATCCATGTCGAGCCGGCTCACCAGGGAGGGATGATAATGCGCCAGCAGGAAATGCGCCTGCGCGTCCAGCAGCAGCTTTTCGCATCCGGCGAAATTGGAAGCGACGAGCTGAACGGCCGAGCCGGCGCGCGCGCTGTCCGAGCTGCGAATCCACTCCGGAAAGAACGTCTGTGACAGCGCATGCGTAGCCGCGAAGGTGATGGTCTCGGCTTTCAGCCGCGCCACTTCGAGGGCTTCCTCCCGCCCGACCAGGACTCGGCGCAACACGTCTTCGGCGACGGGACGAAAACTTTCGCCGGCAGCCGTCAGCGTGATCGTGTGGGTCGAACGCTCGAACAGCGGCGTGCCCAACCATTCCTCGAGCGACCTGATGCGGCGGCTCAGCGCCGGCTGGGTCACGTGCCGGCGCTCGGCGGCGCGGGAGAAACCGCCCTCCTCGGCGATGGCAAGGAAGTCCTCCAGCCAGACCAGGTCCATAATAACGTTTTGTCCTCAAATCATTCCGATACGGCATTAGCGCCTGAAGCGCCGCTGGTCCAATGTAAATGGCATCGCAAAACCAGAACAAGGCGTCATCCCGCATGGCGCGACAATTGCGTTTGGAGGAAAGCAAATTGCAGGTCGCCGCAACTCCGCTGTCTGAGCCCATTCCGAGGTCGATCTCCGAACGGCGGCGCAAGCCGCTCTGGCGCGAGCAGTATGTCCTGGTCGTGGCCGGCGCAGCGCTCGGCGCGCTGTTCGGCTTCCTGCTTCCGACCGTAGCGGTCGAGTTCAAGCCGCTCGGCGACAGCTTCATCTCGCTGATCAAGATGACGATCGCGCCGCTGATCTTCCTGGTCGTGGTCACCGGCATCGCGCAAGTTGGCGACATGAAGGCGGTCGGGCGCATCGGTCTCAAGGCCTTCGCCTATTTCGAGGCGGTGACGACGCTCTGCCTGTTGATCAGCTTCGTCGTCGTACGCTGGATCCAGCCCGGCGCGGGCGTTGCCCATGCCACCGCGCAGCAGGCCGAGACCGTCGCCCGCTATTCGCAGGCCCATGTCGGCTCGCTGTCTGCCTACATCCAGCATATGATCCCGGAAAGCTTCGTCGGCGCGTTCGCGAGCGGTGACGTGCTCCAGGTTCTCGTGCTCGCGCTGTTGTGTGGCATCGGGCTGTTGCTGCTCGGCGAGAAGGCCGCGCCGCTGCGCTCCGGCCTTGAGCGGATCACCGAGCTCGTCTTCAGTGTCGTCCATGTCGTCGTCGCGCTGGCGCCGATCGGGGCGTTCGGCGCGATGGCTTTCACGGTGGCGAAATTCGGCGCGGCGACGCTCTATGCGCTGGCGCTGCTGGTCGGCACCGCCTGGGCGATGATGGCGTTCTTCATCTTCGTCATTCTCGGCACGATCTGCCGCCTTGCCGGTATTCGCCTGATGGATCTGTTGCGCCTGCTGCGCACCGAGCTGCTCGTCGTGCTCGGCACCTCGTCGTCGGAAACCGCCATCCCCGGCAAGATGGAGAAGCTGCCGAAGGCGGGCGTCGGGCGCGCGGTGGCGGGCCTCGTCATCCCCTCCGGGTATTCCTTCAACCTCGACGGCGTCGCGCTGACGCTGCCGCTCTCTACGATCTTCGTCGCCCAGGTCTACGGCATCGAGCTGACCGCCGCGCAGCAATTGAGCCTGTTCGTGGTGATGCTGTTCACCAGCAAGGGCGCCGCCGGCGTCACGGGCGGCGCGTTCGCCGCGCTCGCGGCCACCGTGGTTGCCGCAGGGCTACCGGCGGAAGGCCTGGCGCTGCTGCTCGGCATCGACCGTTTCATGTCGCTGGCGCGCGCCATCACCAACACCATCGGCAACGCGGTTGCCGCGATCGTGGTCGCCAAATGGGACGGCGAATTCAACCGCGAGGACTGGGCCCAGTCCGCCGCTCAAACCCAAGCAGTGAAGTAGGGATCCAAGGCTTCTAATATGGCTAGCAACACCAAGGAACTCCCGGTCATCGCGCTGACCCCGGGCGATTGCACCGGCATCGGCCCCGAGCAGACCGTGCGCATCCTCTCTGACGATCGCCTCGCCGACGTTGCCCGGCTCGTCGTGGTCGGCGATGCCCGCGTGCTCGAGATGGGTATGGCGCATGCCGGCGTGAAGCTGAAGGTCGAGCGGATCGCTTCGCCCAAGGCGGCCTCCCGGGGCAGCGGTGCCGTTCAGCTCGTCGATCTCGGCAACACCGATCCGGCAAAATTCCCGCTCGGCAAGGCCAACGCCGAATCCGGCCGGCTCACCGGTGAGACGCTGTCGCGCGCGATCGATTTCGCCAAGGCCGGCGAAGTCGACGCGATCAGCTTCGCGCCGCTGAACAAGCGCGCGATGTTCGACGGCGGCTGGAAGTTTCCCGACGAGCACAAGATGTTCGCGAGCCTGCTCGGCCATACCGGCTATTTCTCCGAGATGAACGTGCTGGACGGCCAGTGGATGTCGCGCGTTACCGGGCATCAGTCGCTGCGCGAGGCGCTGGACGGCATCAATCCGAAGAGTATCGCGGATGCGATCGAGCTGGTCGACCGCATGATGCGCAAGGCTGGCGTCGCCAAGCCGCGCATCGCGGTCGCCGCGCTCAATCCGCATGCCGGCGAGGGCGGTCTGTTCGGCCGCGACGAGATCGAGATGATCCGGCCGACCGTGGAGGCCGCCGCTAAGATGGGGATCGCCTGCAGCGGGCCTTATCCCGCCGATACCGTCTATATCCGCGCCTTCGCCGGCGAGTTCGACAGCGTGGTCGCGATGTATCACGACCAGGGCCAGATCGCGACCAAGCTGAGCGGGTTCAACCGCGGTGTCACCGTCACCGCCGGTCTCGATACCGTCTTCACCACGCCGTCGCATGGTACGGCGTTCGACATCGCCGGCAAGGGCGTGGCCAACACCGGCGCGATCGAGAGCGCCGTTCGCCTCGCGGCGAAACTGGTTTCGATGAAGGTTTTGGAGACATCCTATGCACGCTGATCGCAGGACCCTGCTGCAGGCGGCGGCCGCGCTGCCGCTCGCCACGACCGGCGCGAGCGCTGCCTTCGCGCAAGCCCCAGCCGCGGCGCCCGCAGCCGCGCCGCCAAAAGAGGTGACGCGCGCGCTCGCGCATTATCTCGTCACCGCAGGCTATGACGACCTGCCGGCAAACGTCCGGAAAGAAGGCGTCCGCACGCTGCTGAACTGGGTCGGCGTCGCGATCGGCGGATCGCGCCATGAGACGGTCGACATTGCGGTCGCTGCGCTCGGCCCGTTCTCGGGTCCGCAGCAGGCCTCCCTGTTCGGGCGGCACGAGCGGTTCGACATCATGAACGCGGCCTTCATCAACGGCGTCTCGAGCCACATCTTCGACTATGACGACACCCATCTGAAGACGATCATCCATCCCGCCGGTCCGGTCGCTTCCGCGATCCTCGCGGTATCGGAGATGCAAGCTGTCTCGGGCAAGGAGTTGCTGAACGCGCTCGTGCTCGGCGTCGAGACCGAGTGCCGGATCGGAAACGCGGTCTACCCGAACCACTACGACGTCGGCTGGCACATCACCGGCACGGCGGGCGTGTTCGGCTCGGTCGCCGCCGCCGGCAAGCTCTTGAAGCTGAACGAGCAGCAGATGACCTGGGCGCTCGGGCTTGCGGCGTCCCAGCCGGTGGGCCTGCGGGAATCCTTCGGCTCGATGAACAAGAGCTTCAATCCTGGCCGTGCCGCTGCGAACGGCATCTTCGCGGCCATCCTGGCGTCGAAGAATTTCACTTCGTCCGATGCCATGATCGAGGCCAAGCGCGGCTGGGCCAACACGATCAGCACCAAGCAGGACTATCGCGAGATCCTGGGCGACCTCGGCAAGCGCTATGAGGCTGCGCTGAACACCTACAAGCCGTTTGCCTGCGGCATCGTGATGCATCCGGCGATCGATGCCGCGATCCAGCTCCGCAACGAGAGCAAGCTGGCGGCCGACCAGATCGAGCGTGTCGACTTGAAGGTCCACCCGCTGGTGCTCGAGCTCACCGGCAAGAAGACGCCGCACCAAGGCCTCGAGGGCAAGTTCAGCATCTACCACGCGGTCGCGGTGGCAATCGTCGAGGGCGCCGGCGGCGAGAAGCAGTTTAGCGACCGTGCCGTGACCGATCCGACCGTCGTCGCGCTGCGCGGCAAGGTGGTTCCGGTGATCACCCCCGGCATCAAGCCGGAGCAGGTCGATCTGACCATCGTGCTCAAGGACGGGCGCAAGCTGAACCGCTATATCGAACACGCGATCGGCAGCGTCGAGGTGCCGATGACCGACAAGCAGCTCGAGACCAAGTTCTCCGACCTTGCCGACGGCATCATTTCCGCGGCCGCGATCCGGCGCGTCATGGATGCCTGCTGGAACGTCGAGAACCTGCCGAACGCG
The DNA window shown above is from Bradyrhizobium sp. CB1650 and carries:
- a CDS encoding cation:dicarboxylase symporter family transporter, whose amino-acid sequence is MQVAATPLSEPIPRSISERRRKPLWREQYVLVVAGAALGALFGFLLPTVAVEFKPLGDSFISLIKMTIAPLIFLVVVTGIAQVGDMKAVGRIGLKAFAYFEAVTTLCLLISFVVVRWIQPGAGVAHATAQQAETVARYSQAHVGSLSAYIQHMIPESFVGAFASGDVLQVLVLALLCGIGLLLLGEKAAPLRSGLERITELVFSVVHVVVALAPIGAFGAMAFTVAKFGAATLYALALLVGTAWAMMAFFIFVILGTICRLAGIRLMDLLRLLRTELLVVLGTSSSETAIPGKMEKLPKAGVGRAVAGLVIPSGYSFNLDGVALTLPLSTIFVAQVYGIELTAAQQLSLFVVMLFTSKGAAGVTGGAFAALAATVVAAGLPAEGLALLLGIDRFMSLARAITNTIGNAVAAIVVAKWDGEFNREDWAQSAAQTQAVK
- a CDS encoding ABC transporter substrate-binding protein; protein product: MRGLLACAMLAAMTSTAMTTAANAQVSDDVVRIGVLTDLSSWGRDNSGPGSVEAAKMAVEEFGPTVLGKPIEIVSADHQMKTDVGVQIVRGWFDNGKVDAVVDIPNSGIAIAVHNMVRERNKIALLSGPGASSLTDELCSPNTVHFTYDTYALSKVTASAVIKEGGKSWYFITADYAFGQQLEKDATRFINEMGGKVLGGVRHPTNTADFSSFALQAQSSKADVVAFANAGQDTDNAIKQSGEFGLVQGGQKLVGLLMFDTDVHAIGLKAAQGTYMTTASYWNMDEATRAWSKKFYERTKVMPTMIQTGVYGSVLHYLKAIKATGTDDPAKVMAKMRELPIEDTFVHGGKLREDGRVIRDMYLAKVKSPEQSKEPWDYLDIVKTVKGEDAFRPVSESKCPLLKK
- a CDS encoding Hsp20 family protein, producing MRTTFDFAPLWRSTIGFDHLANLVDSTLRQATEDNYPPYNIERSGEDHYRISLAVAGFGASDITVTAEQNALTIEGQKPETAAHEYLYQGIAARPFRRVFNLADYVQVKQASFRDGLLIIDLVREVPEAMKPRRIQIATGASAASQIEQKAA
- a CDS encoding MmgE/PrpD family protein, which gives rise to MHADRRTLLQAAAALPLATTGASAAFAQAPAAAPAAAPPKEVTRALAHYLVTAGYDDLPANVRKEGVRTLLNWVGVAIGGSRHETVDIAVAALGPFSGPQQASLFGRHERFDIMNAAFINGVSSHIFDYDDTHLKTIIHPAGPVASAILAVSEMQAVSGKELLNALVLGVETECRIGNAVYPNHYDVGWHITGTAGVFGSVAAAGKLLKLNEQQMTWALGLAASQPVGLRESFGSMNKSFNPGRAAANGIFAAILASKNFTSSDAMIEAKRGWANTISTKQDYREILGDLGKRYEAALNTYKPFACGIVMHPAIDAAIQLRNESKLAADQIERVDLKVHPLVLELTGKKTPHQGLEGKFSIYHAVAVAIVEGAGGEKQFSDRAVTDPTVVALRGKVVPVITPGIKPEQVDLTIVLKDGRKLNRYIEHAIGSVEVPMTDKQLETKFSDLADGIISAAAIRRVMDACWNVENLPNAADITKMSVSA
- a CDS encoding LysR family transcriptional regulator yields the protein MDLVWLEDFLAIAEEGGFSRAAERRHVTQPALSRRIRSLEEWLGTPLFERSTHTITLTAAGESFRPVAEDVLRRVLVGREEALEVARLKAETITFAATHALSQTFFPEWIRSSDSARAGSAVQLVASNFAGCEKLLLDAQAHFLLAHYHPSLVSRLDMDRFQRIELATDVLIPISAPLTKPGRGGRRSKAKPRYVLPGASGAPLPYLAYHPGSGVGRLVTSFLAVKDPGAWLVPSFAAPVMLLIDMAREGRGVTWAPKGLVGADLDNGRLLRAGGAEWEIPIGISLFRPRARMTRAAENFWNALRKGRPAGKAAAALRTR
- a CDS encoding 4-hydroxythreonine-4-phosphate dehydrogenase PdxA, which gives rise to MASNTKELPVIALTPGDCTGIGPEQTVRILSDDRLADVARLVVVGDARVLEMGMAHAGVKLKVERIASPKAASRGSGAVQLVDLGNTDPAKFPLGKANAESGRLTGETLSRAIDFAKAGEVDAISFAPLNKRAMFDGGWKFPDEHKMFASLLGHTGYFSEMNVLDGQWMSRVTGHQSLREALDGINPKSIADAIELVDRMMRKAGVAKPRIAVAALNPHAGEGGLFGRDEIEMIRPTVEAAAKMGIACSGPYPADTVYIRAFAGEFDSVVAMYHDQGQIATKLSGFNRGVTVTAGLDTVFTTPSHGTAFDIAGKGVANTGAIESAVRLAAKLVSMKVLETSYAR
- a CDS encoding Hsp20/alpha crystallin family protein, producing the protein MAIRDLIPWSRNQELAPTRDAFDPFLTLHREMNRLFDDVFRGFGGAGPSPLMEGRFGWPKLELSETDKMLTVSAELPGLTEKDVEVEIAHGILTVRGEKKAEHKGEGRYFTERYYGAFERQIPLEGVEEDKAEASFNNGVLTVSLPKSEKAREGVKRIAINTH
- a CDS encoding MFS transporter produces the protein MTVATGVSAATEKSTTAHVVWASALGTAIEWYDFLIYGTAAALVLNKLFFPSFDPFVGTLAAFSTYAVGFVARPIGGAIIGHYGDRLGRKAMLVATMIAMGLGTFLIGCLPTYSQIGVWAPILLVILRFIQGIGLGGEWSGAVVMVIEHAGNRRGFYGSLVQIGFPVGVAASTGIFALMTKLPEADFLSWGWRVPFLISILLVGIGFIVRLKLAETPQFKQVVERKEVLAQPVWEVLRRDWRSFLLAIGITVSEVGLAYLLTVFTVVYATTKLGLPRQVILDAVVYAAIVEFATLPLAGWLSDIFGRKALYLAGGVFSVALAFPLFWFLDTREPALITLALVVTMTLTHALLFGPKAAFMPELFRTQVRYSGASLGANVAAALSGGFSPLIAAALLAWAGSYWAVSLYIIALSVITIIATLMAPETARDSLGS